Proteins co-encoded in one Prescottella sp. R16 genomic window:
- the hemB gene encoding porphobilinogen synthase, with the protein MFPTRRPRRLRGTSAMRRLVAETSLEPRHLVLPMFVADGIDAPREISSMPGVVQHTLDSLRAAATDAVAAGVGGLMLFGVPREEDKDTEGSGASDPDGILNRGLAALRSELGDATVLMADTCLDEFTAHGHCGVLTDDGRVDNDATLARYVDMAVAQADAGAHLLGPSGMMDGQVAAIRKGLDAAGHVDVGQLAYSAKYASAFYGPFREAVGSSLEGDRRTYQQDPANRRESLLEVDLDLAEGADLVMVKPAMSYLDVLREVADRSTVPVAAYQISGEYAMITAAAQNGWIDRDAAVLESLLSIRRAGADIVLTYWAAEAAGWLV; encoded by the coding sequence ATGTTCCCCACTCGTCGTCCCCGCCGTTTGCGGGGGACGTCGGCGATGCGCCGACTGGTTGCCGAAACCTCTTTGGAGCCACGGCATCTGGTGTTGCCGATGTTCGTCGCGGACGGTATCGATGCGCCGCGCGAGATTTCGTCGATGCCGGGCGTCGTCCAGCACACTCTCGATTCGTTGCGGGCGGCTGCGACCGACGCCGTGGCCGCCGGGGTGGGCGGGCTGATGCTGTTCGGGGTGCCGCGTGAGGAGGACAAGGACACCGAGGGATCGGGGGCGTCCGATCCGGACGGCATCCTCAACCGGGGGCTGGCGGCTCTGCGGTCCGAGCTGGGTGATGCGACGGTGCTGATGGCCGATACGTGTCTCGACGAGTTCACCGCGCACGGACACTGCGGTGTGCTGACCGACGACGGTCGCGTCGACAACGATGCGACCCTGGCCCGGTACGTGGACATGGCGGTCGCGCAGGCCGACGCCGGAGCGCATCTGCTGGGTCCGAGCGGCATGATGGACGGCCAGGTCGCCGCGATCCGCAAGGGGCTGGACGCGGCGGGGCACGTCGACGTGGGCCAGCTGGCGTACTCGGCGAAGTACGCGTCCGCGTTCTACGGGCCGTTCCGGGAGGCCGTCGGCTCGTCGCTCGAGGGGGACCGGCGCACCTACCAGCAGGATCCGGCGAACCGTCGCGAGTCGCTGCTCGAGGTGGATCTCGATCTGGCGGAGGGCGCGGACCTGGTGATGGTCAAGCCGGCCATGTCGTACCTGGACGTGCTGCGGGAGGTCGCCGACCGGTCGACGGTGCCGGTGGCCGCCTACCAGATCTCCGGCGAATACGCGATGATCACCGCGGCCGCGCAGAACGGCTGGATCGACCGGGACGCCGCCGTCCTCGAATCGTTGCTGAGCATTCGCCGCGCGGGCGCCGACATCGTCCTCACCTACTGGGCCGCCGAGGCGGCGGGATGGCTGGTATGA
- a CDS encoding bifunctional uroporphyrinogen-III C-methyltransferase/uroporphyrinogen-III synthase has translation MSRVRKNSPGRILFVGSGPGDPALLTVRARDVLASAALAFTDPDVDKGVTALVGAELGRHPETGEPIAEVRPALGEPAEVAKTLVAEARNGHDVVRLVAGDPLTSDSVIAEVNAVARTQVVFEVLPGLPSGSTVPSYAGMAFGSTHTEADVRGEVDWKALAAAPGPLVLHASAAHLAETASALVEHGLAPQTPAAITVRGTTRQQRTVEATLATLNEAGSELVGPLIVTVGKIVGQRNKLSWWESRALYGWTVLVPRTKEQAADMSNRLVTHGAIPIEVPTIAVEPPRSPAQMERAVKGLVDGRFQWVVFTSTNAVRAVWEKFEAFGLDARAFSGVKIACVGEATAEKVRSFGITPELLPSGEQSSEGLLADFPPYDEVFDPVNRVLLPRADIATETLAEGLRERGWEIDDVTAYRTVRAAPPPAETREMIKTGGFDAVCFTSSSTVRNLVGIAGKPHARTIVACIGPKTAETAIEFGLRVDVQPETAQMGPLVEALAEHAARLRAEGALPPPRKKSRARR, from the coding sequence ATGAGCCGAGTCCGTAAGAACAGCCCCGGACGGATCCTCTTCGTGGGATCGGGTCCCGGCGACCCGGCGCTGCTCACCGTCCGCGCGCGGGACGTCCTCGCGTCGGCCGCGCTGGCATTCACCGACCCCGACGTCGACAAGGGTGTGACCGCACTCGTCGGTGCCGAACTCGGCCGCCACCCCGAGACCGGCGAGCCGATCGCCGAGGTCCGGCCCGCTCTGGGCGAGCCCGCCGAGGTCGCCAAGACGCTCGTCGCCGAGGCCAGGAACGGCCACGACGTGGTCCGCCTCGTCGCCGGCGATCCCCTCACGTCCGATTCGGTGATCGCCGAGGTCAACGCCGTCGCCCGCACCCAGGTGGTGTTCGAGGTGCTGCCCGGCCTGCCGTCCGGGTCGACCGTCCCCAGCTACGCCGGTATGGCCTTCGGGTCGACGCATACCGAGGCCGACGTGCGCGGCGAGGTCGACTGGAAGGCGCTGGCCGCCGCCCCCGGTCCGCTGGTGCTGCACGCGTCCGCCGCGCACCTCGCCGAGACCGCGAGCGCGCTCGTCGAGCACGGTCTGGCCCCGCAGACCCCGGCCGCGATCACCGTCCGCGGCACCACCCGCCAGCAGCGCACCGTCGAGGCCACCCTCGCGACCCTCAACGAGGCCGGCTCCGAACTGGTCGGCCCGCTGATCGTCACGGTCGGCAAGATCGTCGGACAGCGGAACAAGCTGTCGTGGTGGGAATCTCGTGCCCTGTACGGCTGGACCGTCCTGGTGCCGCGCACCAAGGAACAGGCCGCCGACATGAGCAACCGGCTCGTCACGCACGGCGCCATCCCCATCGAGGTGCCGACCATCGCTGTCGAACCGCCCCGCAGCCCCGCCCAGATGGAGCGGGCCGTCAAGGGCCTCGTCGACGGCCGCTTCCAGTGGGTGGTGTTCACCTCCACCAATGCGGTCCGCGCCGTGTGGGAGAAGTTCGAGGCGTTCGGCCTCGACGCCCGCGCCTTCTCCGGCGTGAAGATCGCCTGCGTCGGTGAAGCCACCGCGGAGAAGGTCCGCTCGTTCGGCATCACCCCGGAACTGCTGCCGTCCGGGGAGCAGTCCAGCGAAGGCCTGCTCGCCGACTTCCCGCCGTACGACGAGGTGTTCGACCCCGTCAACCGGGTCCTGCTGCCGCGCGCCGACATCGCCACCGAAACCCTCGCCGAAGGCCTGCGCGAACGTGGCTGGGAGATCGACGACGTCACCGCCTACCGCACCGTCCGGGCTGCGCCGCCGCCGGCCGAGACCCGCGAAATGATCAAGACGGGTGGCTTCGACGCCGTGTGCTTCACGTCGTCGTCGACCGTGCGCAACCTCGTCGGCATCGCCGGCAAGCCGCACGCCCGCACGATCGTCGCGTGCATCGGCCCCAAGACCGCCGAGACCGCCATCGAGTTCGGTCTGCGTGTCGACGTCCAGCCGGAGACCGCGCAGATGGGTCCCCTCGTCGAGGCCCTCGCCGAGCACGCCGCCCGACTGCGTGCCGAGGGCGCACTGCCCCCGCCGCGCAAGAAGTCCCGCGCCCGGCGCTGA
- the hemC gene encoding hydroxymethylbilane synthase yields the protein MSVLRIGTRGSLLATTQAGTVRDALIAAGHPAELVIIKTKGDVTPGPVQRIGVGVFVAELREALLAGDVDVAVHSFKDLPTAQPDDLVVAAVPTREDPRDALVARDGLVLGELPPGSRVGTSAPRRRAQLRALGLGLEIEELRGNIDTRLGKVSSGELDAIVIARAGLSRIGRTDRITETLEPVQMLPAPSQGALAVECRSDNPELIAILAQLDDTASRAAVVAERALLAELEAGCTAPVGAIAEVVESLDDNGLVFEELSVRGCAAALDGSDVIRASAVGAPDRADELGRAVARELLDLGARDLMTAAEDGDADA from the coding sequence ATGAGCGTCCTGCGAATCGGAACCCGTGGCAGCCTGCTGGCCACGACACAGGCCGGTACCGTGCGGGACGCCCTGATCGCGGCCGGACATCCCGCCGAACTGGTGATCATCAAGACCAAGGGCGATGTCACCCCTGGCCCGGTGCAGCGGATCGGTGTCGGTGTCTTCGTCGCGGAACTGCGCGAGGCACTGCTCGCCGGGGACGTCGACGTCGCCGTGCACTCGTTCAAGGACCTGCCGACCGCGCAGCCCGACGACCTCGTCGTGGCCGCGGTCCCCACCCGCGAGGACCCGCGGGACGCACTGGTCGCCCGCGACGGACTCGTCCTCGGGGAACTGCCGCCCGGATCCCGCGTCGGCACGTCCGCGCCGCGCCGCCGTGCGCAGCTGCGGGCGCTCGGTCTGGGCCTCGAGATCGAGGAACTGCGCGGCAACATCGACACGCGACTGGGCAAGGTCAGCTCCGGTGAACTCGACGCGATCGTGATCGCCCGCGCCGGCCTGTCCCGCATCGGCCGGACCGACCGCATCACCGAAACCCTCGAGCCCGTGCAGATGCTGCCGGCCCCGTCGCAGGGTGCGCTGGCCGTCGAATGTCGTTCCGACAACCCGGAACTGATCGCGATACTCGCCCAGCTCGACGACACGGCCTCGCGTGCCGCCGTCGTCGCGGAACGGGCGTTGCTCGCCGAACTCGAGGCCGGCTGCACGGCCCCGGTCGGCGCGATCGCGGAGGTCGTCGAATCGCTCGACGACAACGGCCTGGTGTTCGAGGAACTGTCGGTGCGCGGCTGCGCCGCCGCACTCGACGGTTCGGATGTGATTCGGGCGAGTGCCGTGGGGGCGCCCGATCGTGCGGACGAGCTGGGACGTGCCGTCGCACGCGAACTCCTCGACCTCGGTGCACGAGATCTGATGACAGCCGCCGAGGACGGTGATGCCGATGCTTGA
- a CDS encoding glutamyl-tRNA reductase: MSVLLVGISHHSAPVSVLERIAVTDTDRPKLTDKMLASAHISEAMIVSTCNRIEIYAIVDAFHGALTDISELLSAHSGLALTDLHQHAYVRYSEAAAEHLFAVAGGLDSMVVGEQQILGQIRTAYAAADAQQAAGRALHELAQQALRVGKRVHSETGIDAAGSSVVSVALDRAAGILGDGGLAGRTAVVLGAGAMGSLSVAHLTRAGIGRILVVNRTRARAEHLAATAAGNGVDATAIDFDELSDAMASSDVLVTCTGSVGSVVTLADTHRALAGAGRDTGRPLVICDLGLPRDVEPAVAGLPDVVVLDMAALQRDPAAGAAAADADAARAIVASELSQYLASQRLAEITPTVTALRRRAAEVVEAELMRLDSRLPLEDPQRNEVANTVRRVVDKLLHAPTVRVKQLASTPGGDSYAAALRELFELRPGVAEAVAAPIDLGDFPVEGDVAGKDVQA, encoded by the coding sequence GTGAGTGTGCTTCTCGTCGGGATCTCGCATCACAGCGCTCCCGTCTCCGTCCTCGAGCGGATCGCGGTCACGGACACCGACCGCCCCAAGTTGACGGACAAGATGCTGGCCTCGGCCCACATCTCCGAAGCGATGATCGTCTCGACGTGCAACCGCATCGAGATCTACGCGATCGTCGATGCGTTCCACGGCGCGCTCACCGATATCAGCGAACTGCTCTCGGCGCATTCCGGGCTCGCTCTCACCGATCTGCACCAGCACGCGTACGTCCGCTACAGCGAGGCCGCTGCCGAGCACCTGTTCGCGGTCGCCGGTGGCCTCGACTCGATGGTCGTCGGCGAACAGCAGATCCTCGGACAGATCCGGACCGCGTACGCCGCCGCCGACGCGCAGCAGGCGGCGGGCCGGGCGCTGCACGAGCTGGCGCAGCAGGCACTGCGAGTCGGCAAGCGGGTGCATTCGGAGACCGGGATCGACGCCGCCGGATCCTCGGTGGTCTCCGTCGCGCTGGACCGGGCCGCCGGAATCCTCGGTGACGGCGGGCTGGCCGGACGCACCGCCGTCGTCCTCGGTGCCGGTGCGATGGGCAGCCTGTCGGTCGCGCACCTCACCCGCGCCGGCATCGGCCGCATCCTCGTCGTCAACCGCACCCGTGCCCGCGCCGAGCACCTCGCCGCCACGGCCGCCGGCAACGGTGTCGACGCCACCGCGATCGACTTCGACGAGCTGTCGGATGCGATGGCGTCGTCGGACGTCCTCGTCACCTGCACCGGGTCGGTCGGCTCGGTCGTCACCCTCGCCGACACCCACCGTGCGCTCGCAGGTGCGGGCCGGGACACCGGCCGCCCGCTGGTGATCTGCGACCTCGGCCTGCCCCGTGACGTGGAACCGGCAGTCGCCGGCCTGCCCGATGTCGTCGTGCTGGACATGGCTGCGCTGCAACGAGATCCGGCTGCCGGTGCGGCCGCCGCCGACGCCGATGCGGCGCGGGCGATCGTCGCGTCCGAGCTGTCCCAGTACCTGGCGTCGCAGCGGCTCGCGGAGATCACCCCGACGGTGACGGCGTTGCGCCGCCGGGCCGCCGAAGTGGTCGAGGCGGAGCTGATGCGACTCGATTCACGGCTGCCCCTCGAGGACCCGCAGCGCAACGAGGTGGCCAACACGGTGCGCCGCGTCGTCGACAAACTGCTGCACGCGCCGACCGTGCGGGTCAAGCAACTCGCGTCCACCCCCGGCGGGGACTCGTACGCGGCCGCGCTGCGTGAACTGTTCGAACTGAGGCCCGGCGTGGCCGAGGCCGTCGCCGCCCCCATCGATCTCGGTGACTTCCCCGTGGAGGGCGATGTCGCTGGAAAGGATGTGCAGGCATGA
- a CDS encoding redox-sensing transcriptional repressor Rex, whose amino-acid sequence MTEQHQAQGASARSVAGAAPSTSRRKETSAEVPVLTQRALPQATVTRLATYLRVLGVLADDGVLIVSSEELATASGVGSAKLRKDLSYLGPNGVRGVGYDVTRLRARIESALGLDRGHRVVLVGVGNLGRALAGYGGFDRRGFSMVGLFDSDPACIGTRIGALTVRDVAELTDACRALDATIGVIATPDDAAQDVCDRFVAAGLRCVLSFSPLTLEIPDHVELRRVDLAMEMQVLSFNMARNTPPDESGGSQGAVAAAAVGVSTGNGSVIRP is encoded by the coding sequence GTGACCGAACAGCACCAGGCGCAGGGGGCCTCTGCCCGCAGCGTCGCCGGGGCTGCTCCGTCCACCTCCCGCCGCAAGGAAACCTCGGCCGAGGTGCCGGTTCTCACACAGCGGGCTCTCCCCCAGGCTACGGTGACGCGTTTGGCGACGTATCTGCGGGTCCTGGGAGTGCTCGCCGACGACGGTGTGCTCATCGTGTCGAGCGAGGAACTGGCCACCGCCTCGGGGGTGGGGTCGGCCAAGCTCCGCAAGGATCTGTCGTACCTGGGCCCCAACGGTGTTCGCGGCGTCGGCTACGACGTCACCCGGCTGCGTGCCCGGATCGAATCGGCGCTGGGTCTGGACCGCGGTCACCGCGTCGTCCTCGTCGGCGTCGGCAACCTGGGTCGTGCGCTGGCCGGTTACGGCGGATTCGATCGCCGCGGGTTCTCGATGGTCGGCCTCTTCGACAGCGATCCGGCGTGCATCGGTACCCGCATCGGTGCACTCACGGTCCGGGACGTCGCCGAACTCACCGACGCCTGCCGTGCGCTCGACGCCACGATCGGCGTCATCGCGACCCCCGACGACGCCGCGCAGGACGTGTGCGATCGGTTCGTCGCGGCCGGTCTGCGCTGCGTCCTCAGTTTTTCTCCGCTCACGCTCGAGATCCCCGACCACGTGGAACTGCGTCGGGTCGATCTCGCGATGGAGATGCAGGTCCTCTCGTTCAACATGGCGCGCAACACGCCGCCGGACGAATCGGGTGGTTCTCAGGGTGCCGTCGCGGCAGCGGCGGTCGGTGTTTCGACCGGAAATGGATCGGTGATCAGGCCGTGA
- a CDS encoding glutaredoxin family protein — translation MEQSRHRIVLLTRAGCGACVPAREVLDVICGEFDLELTCIDVDEAASEQPDLRAEYGDRLPVVLLDGKEHSYWEVDEDRLRADLSAG, via the coding sequence ATGGAACAGTCGCGACACCGGATCGTTCTGCTCACCCGTGCGGGCTGTGGCGCGTGCGTGCCGGCACGGGAAGTGCTCGACGTGATCTGCGGTGAGTTCGATCTGGAACTGACCTGCATCGACGTCGACGAAGCCGCCTCCGAGCAGCCGGATCTGCGGGCCGAGTACGGCGACCGGTTGCCTGTCGTTCTGCTCGACGGCAAGGAGCACAGCTACTGGGAAGTCGACGAGGATCGGCTGCGCGCGGACCTGTCCGCGGGCTGA
- a CDS encoding HAD family phosphatase, with protein MPGRSLPIGARFGVGLSGILRPGRRRIRNLLGPSEAELRANVAGEASADAALALQEAEAPAVTETPEPTEAVKVAESSESSDAVKSSESPEDAEPGEPAEPTEPIEPVTPTVPRDLTAAAFFDVDNTMVQGASIIHFARGLAARKYLRTSDLADFAWKQVKFRVTGKENSDDVAQGREKALSFVAGRSTAELARLGEEIYDEVIADKIWDGTRALAQMHLDAGQQVWLVTATPVELAQVIAKRLGLTGALGTVAESEDGVFTGRLVGDILHGLGKAHAVRTLAIREGLNLKRCTAYSDSYNDVPMLSLVGTAVAVNPDADLRELAKTRGWEVRDFRTGRKAAKVGIPTALLIGAAGAAVGAAVSRRRTVAAAG; from the coding sequence GTGCCTGGGCGATCACTGCCGATCGGCGCGAGATTCGGGGTGGGTCTGTCCGGGATCCTGCGCCCGGGCCGCCGCCGGATCCGGAATCTGCTGGGACCGAGCGAAGCCGAACTACGCGCCAACGTCGCCGGTGAGGCCAGCGCCGATGCCGCCCTCGCGCTGCAGGAAGCCGAGGCCCCGGCCGTCACCGAGACCCCCGAGCCCACCGAGGCCGTGAAGGTTGCGGAGTCTTCGGAGTCTTCGGATGCTGTGAAGTCTTCGGAATCTCCGGAAGACGCCGAGCCCGGCGAACCGGCCGAGCCGACCGAACCCATCGAGCCCGTCACACCCACGGTTCCCCGCGACCTGACCGCCGCCGCGTTCTTCGACGTCGACAACACGATGGTGCAGGGCGCGTCGATCATCCACTTCGCCCGCGGCCTGGCCGCCCGCAAATACCTCCGGACGTCGGACCTCGCCGATTTCGCGTGGAAGCAGGTCAAGTTCCGGGTCACCGGCAAGGAGAACAGCGACGACGTCGCGCAGGGCCGGGAGAAGGCACTGTCGTTCGTCGCGGGCCGGTCGACCGCCGAACTCGCGCGACTCGGCGAGGAGATCTACGACGAGGTCATCGCCGACAAGATCTGGGACGGCACCCGGGCGCTCGCACAGATGCATCTCGACGCCGGTCAGCAGGTGTGGCTGGTGACCGCGACCCCCGTCGAACTGGCGCAGGTGATCGCGAAGCGCCTCGGGCTGACGGGTGCGCTGGGCACGGTCGCCGAGAGCGAGGACGGCGTGTTCACCGGCCGACTCGTCGGCGACATCCTGCACGGACTCGGCAAGGCGCATGCGGTGCGTACCCTCGCCATCCGGGAGGGCCTCAACCTCAAGCGCTGCACCGCGTATTCGGACAGTTACAACGACGTGCCGATGCTGTCGCTCGTCGGCACCGCCGTCGCCGTCAACCCGGATGCGGATCTGCGGGAGCTCGCGAAGACCCGCGGCTGGGAGGTGCGGGACTTCCGCACCGGCCGCAAGGCCGCGAAGGTCGGTATCCCGACGGCGCTGTTGATCGGTGCGGCCGGGGCCGCGGTGGGCGCGGCCGTCAGCCGGCGTCGCACCGTGGCGGCCGCCGGCTGA
- a CDS encoding lysophospholipid acyltransferase family protein, whose protein sequence is MNEVAKVIPLHGGPDRTARRRAPQRPAPPAPEPEGIAAASERHEPDGLRSRVLGQVAGAAGFVRRRLAGDYEVDEFGYDPHFADAVFLPALRPLFEKWFRVETIGVENIPAEGGALVVANHAGVVPIDALMTSVAVHDHHPQQRALRMLAADLAFEMPVVGNIARKAGHTLACHPDAERLLRGGEVAAVFPEGYKGIGKPFSERYKLQRFGRGGFVSAAMRAGVPIIPCSIVGSEEIYPKIGDIAPLARLLNMPYFPVTPLFPHLGPLGIVPLPSKWYIEFGAPIVTDTYDAAEADDPMVLFEVTDHVRETIQQTLYRLLARRHNVFLG, encoded by the coding sequence GTGAACGAAGTGGCGAAGGTGATCCCGTTGCACGGCGGGCCGGATCGGACGGCACGCCGACGGGCCCCGCAGCGTCCGGCGCCGCCCGCGCCGGAGCCCGAGGGCATCGCCGCCGCGAGCGAGCGACACGAGCCGGACGGGCTGCGCAGCCGGGTTCTCGGCCAGGTCGCCGGCGCGGCCGGTTTCGTACGACGCCGTCTCGCCGGGGACTACGAGGTGGACGAGTTCGGGTACGACCCGCACTTCGCGGACGCGGTGTTCCTGCCGGCGCTGCGGCCCCTGTTCGAGAAGTGGTTCCGGGTCGAGACGATCGGTGTCGAGAACATTCCGGCGGAGGGGGGTGCACTGGTCGTCGCCAACCATGCCGGTGTCGTCCCGATCGACGCGCTCATGACATCGGTCGCGGTCCACGACCACCATCCGCAGCAGCGGGCGCTACGGATGCTCGCCGCGGATCTGGCGTTCGAGATGCCGGTCGTCGGGAACATCGCCCGCAAGGCCGGGCACACCCTCGCCTGCCACCCGGACGCCGAGCGGCTCCTGCGCGGCGGTGAGGTGGCGGCCGTGTTCCCCGAGGGCTACAAGGGCATCGGCAAGCCGTTCTCCGAGCGCTACAAGCTGCAGCGGTTCGGTCGCGGTGGGTTCGTGTCCGCCGCGATGCGCGCAGGGGTGCCGATCATCCCGTGCTCGATCGTCGGCTCCGAGGAGATCTACCCGAAGATCGGTGACATCGCACCGCTGGCCCGGCTGCTGAACATGCCGTACTTTCCGGTCACCCCGCTGTTCCCGCACCTGGGGCCGCTCGGAATCGTGCCGCTGCCGTCCAAGTGGTACATCGAGTTCGGGGCCCCGATCGTCACCGACACGTACGACGCCGCCGAGGCCGACGATCCGATGGTGCTGTTCGAGGTCACCGACCATGTGCGGGAGACCATCCAGCAGACCCTCTACCGGCTGCTGGCGCGCCGACACAACGTCTTCCTGGGCTGA
- a CDS encoding NAD-dependent epimerase/dehydratase family protein, translated as MSPDERGVQPPKVVLVTGASRFPGGFLVSRLAQDPSVERVVAVDAVSPSKDMMRRMGRAEFVRADIRNPLIGKVIRGAEVDTVVHASTVAQAPKSGSRAAMKDMNVIGAMQLFAVCQKAPSVRKVVLRSASAVYGSSSKDPAKFTEEMSARRPPQGAWARDCIDIEGYARGLGRRRPDIAVSILRLAPLMGPNRHGWVARYLSSPIVPSILGRDARMQLLHEEDALAALHRATITGPSGTFNVAGDGAVMMSQAIRRAGRVEVPMPFALFRSVGRALTGSQMLSFTREQLDYFHFGCGLDTTRMRTELGFEPRWTTMQALDDFVRGTGLEPVIDPGWVDRVESTMVRGLS; from the coding sequence GTGAGTCCGGACGAGCGTGGGGTGCAGCCACCGAAGGTGGTGCTGGTGACCGGTGCCAGCCGGTTTCCGGGCGGGTTCCTGGTGTCACGGCTCGCGCAGGATCCGTCCGTCGAACGGGTCGTCGCAGTCGACGCCGTCTCACCCAGCAAGGACATGATGCGGCGGATGGGCCGCGCCGAATTCGTTCGCGCCGACATCCGAAACCCGCTCATCGGGAAGGTGATCCGCGGCGCCGAAGTCGACACCGTCGTCCATGCGTCGACCGTCGCGCAGGCACCGAAATCCGGTAGCCGTGCGGCCATGAAGGACATGAACGTCATCGGTGCGATGCAGCTGTTCGCGGTCTGCCAGAAGGCACCGAGCGTCCGGAAGGTGGTACTGCGGTCCGCGTCGGCGGTCTACGGCAGCAGCTCGAAGGACCCGGCCAAGTTCACCGAGGAGATGAGTGCGCGCCGCCCCCCGCAGGGCGCGTGGGCCCGCGACTGCATCGACATCGAAGGCTATGCCCGCGGCCTGGGCCGCCGGCGCCCCGACATCGCGGTGTCGATCCTGCGCCTGGCGCCGCTCATGGGGCCGAACCGGCACGGCTGGGTGGCGCGGTACCTGTCGTCGCCGATCGTGCCGAGCATCCTGGGCCGCGACGCCCGCATGCAGTTGTTGCACGAGGAGGACGCGCTCGCCGCACTGCACCGGGCGACGATCACCGGACCGTCCGGAACCTTCAACGTCGCCGGGGACGGCGCGGTGATGATGTCGCAGGCGATCCGCCGGGCCGGCCGCGTCGAGGTGCCGATGCCGTTCGCGTTGTTCCGCAGCGTCGGGCGGGCGCTCACCGGCTCGCAGATGCTTTCGTTCACCCGCGAACAGCTCGACTACTTCCACTTCGGATGCGGACTCGACACCACCAGGATGCGCACCGAACTCGGTTTCGAACCGCGGTGGACGACGATGCAGGCGCTCGACGACTTCGTCCGCGGCACCGGACTCGAACCGGTGATCGACCCCGGCTGGGTCGACCGGGTCGAGTCGACGATGGTCAGGGGACTCTCGTGA
- a CDS encoding 30S ribosomal protein bS22, with product MGSVIKKRRKRMSKKKHRKLLRRTRVQRRKLGK from the coding sequence ATGGGTTCAGTGATCAAGAAGCGCCGCAAGCGTATGTCGAAGAAGAAGCACCGCAAGCTGCTCCGTCGCACGCGCGTCCAGCGTCGGAAGCTCGGTAAGTAA
- a CDS encoding helix-turn-helix domain-containing protein codes for MGSGENPANPIKPAKVENQDAVGGAGLAATQFLTVAEVAALMRVSKMTVYRLVHSGELPAVRVGRSFRVHAKAVHDYLETSYFDVG; via the coding sequence ATGGGATCTGGAGAGAACCCGGCAAACCCGATAAAGCCGGCCAAAGTGGAAAATCAGGACGCCGTCGGTGGAGCGGGTCTCGCCGCGACGCAGTTCCTCACGGTCGCGGAGGTCGCGGCCCTGATGCGGGTATCGAAGATGACCGTGTACCGACTCGTGCACAGTGGTGAGCTCCCGGCGGTCCGCGTCGGACGCTCGTTCCGGGTACACGCGAAAGCCGTGCACGACTACCTCGAGACCTCGTATTTCGACGTCGGCTGA